The Geotalea uraniireducens Rf4 genome window below encodes:
- a CDS encoding type IV pilus twitching motility protein PilT, giving the protein MELNEMLTIAVKARGSDIHIKTGMPPVVRIDGKLRAIPNAERLSADNVMAMALGIMNERQQKQFDENYEVDLAYGVPGLGRFRVSIFAQRGTIAMVFRAIPFGIPSLESLNLPPILKKLSLEERGLILVTGTTGSGKSTTLAAMVDYINDHRTCNIITIEDPVEYLHRDRKSIISQREVGFDTASFGRALTSSLRQDPDVILVGEMRDFETIETALTAAETGHLVMSTLHTIDAAETINRIISVFPPYHQRQVRMQLSGILKGVISQRLVPRADGKGRVPAVEIMINTARIRDCIDDKEKTKQIPEAIAQGFTTYGMQSFDQSLMQLYTNKLITYEEALRQSSNPDDFALKVSGISSTSDASWDQFALDEGGEEGEKLETEKY; this is encoded by the coding sequence ATGGAATTGAACGAGATGCTTACCATAGCGGTAAAGGCGCGCGGGTCGGATATTCATATCAAGACCGGCATGCCGCCCGTTGTCCGCATTGACGGCAAGCTGCGAGCAATTCCCAATGCCGAACGGCTCTCTGCCGACAATGTCATGGCCATGGCTCTCGGCATCATGAACGAGCGGCAACAGAAGCAGTTCGACGAGAATTATGAAGTCGATCTGGCTTACGGCGTGCCGGGGTTGGGGCGTTTCCGCGTCAGTATCTTTGCCCAGAGGGGCACCATTGCCATGGTGTTCCGTGCCATTCCGTTCGGCATTCCGTCCCTGGAATCGCTCAACCTGCCGCCGATTCTGAAGAAACTGAGCCTGGAAGAGCGCGGCCTGATCCTCGTGACCGGCACCACCGGCAGCGGCAAGTCCACCACCCTGGCTGCGATGGTCGACTATATCAACGACCACCGCACCTGCAACATCATCACCATCGAAGATCCGGTGGAGTACCTGCACAGGGACAGGAAGAGCATCATCAGCCAGCGTGAGGTGGGATTCGACACCGCATCTTTCGGCAGGGCACTGACCAGTTCCTTGCGCCAGGACCCGGACGTCATCCTGGTGGGGGAAATGCGGGATTTCGAGACCATCGAAACAGCGCTGACCGCTGCAGAAACGGGCCATCTGGTCATGTCGACCCTGCACACCATCGATGCCGCCGAGACAATAAACCGCATCATCTCCGTGTTTCCCCCCTATCACCAGCGTCAGGTCAGGATGCAGCTTTCCGGCATCCTGAAAGGGGTCATTTCCCAGCGGCTCGTTCCCAGGGCGGACGGCAAGGGGAGGGTGCCTGCCGTCGAAATCATGATAAACACGGCGCGCATCCGCGACTGCATCGATGACAAGGAAAAGACCAAGCAGATTCCAGAGGCCATTGCCCAGGGTTTCACCACTTACGGGATGCAGAGCTTCGACCAGTCGCTCATGCAGCTCTACACGAACAAGCTCATCACCTACGAAGAGGCGTTACGCCAGTCATCCAACCCTGACGATTTCGCACTCAAGGTTTCCGGCATTTCTTCAACCTCCGATGCCAGCTGGGATCAGTTTGCCCTGGACGAGGGTGGCGAAGAAGGGGAGAAGCTGGAAACAGAAAAATACTGA
- a CDS encoding competence/damage-inducible protein A codes for MKIATLSIGDELIFGEVVDTNAAHISERLYSVGFKVQRQLTVGDNEQDIVEAIEMLAVKCDVVVVTGGLGPTVDDITARSAAKITGHELVLNEEALARLQRFSEKLGGNLHPSNEKQALMPANATLIPNPVGTACGFYLTHNGRFLFFLPGVPGEMACMLDETVIPFIVSRVKRRTFLQTKVFKVFGPSEAEVDALMDGVADEAAGVSVAFCVNFPEIQVKLRVEGHEEAVVAELLTRAGDKARQRLNGYVFAEDGETIDTVVASLFRETGFTLSLAESCTGGLVAKRITDIPGSSAYFLEGIVTYSNTAKTQLLDVPQRLLDEKGAVSSEVAVAMALGARKLSGSDIALAVTGIAGPDGGTAEKPVGTVYMALAGSNGCQAKRYTFHGDREEIRLITSFMAMDWLRKRLLSLRSAEVTD; via the coding sequence GTGAAAATTGCGACACTTTCCATCGGCGATGAACTGATCTTCGGTGAAGTGGTGGATACCAACGCCGCTCATATTTCAGAACGCCTTTACAGCGTCGGCTTCAAGGTGCAACGGCAGCTGACGGTCGGTGATAACGAGCAGGACATCGTGGAAGCCATCGAGATGCTTGCCGTAAAATGCGATGTGGTGGTTGTCACCGGCGGACTCGGCCCTACTGTCGACGATATAACCGCCAGGTCTGCGGCGAAAATCACCGGCCACGAGCTTGTCCTGAACGAGGAGGCGCTGGCCCGTCTCCAGCGTTTTTCCGAGAAGCTGGGGGGCAACCTCCATCCGTCAAACGAGAAACAGGCGCTCATGCCTGCCAATGCAACCCTGATTCCCAACCCTGTCGGCACGGCCTGCGGCTTCTACCTTACCCACAACGGCCGGTTCCTTTTCTTCCTGCCCGGGGTTCCCGGTGAGATGGCATGCATGCTCGACGAAACCGTCATACCCTTTATCGTCTCGCGGGTAAAGCGGCGAACGTTCCTGCAGACAAAGGTATTCAAGGTCTTTGGTCCTTCGGAAGCAGAAGTCGATGCACTCATGGACGGGGTGGCAGACGAAGCTGCCGGGGTGTCCGTTGCATTCTGCGTAAATTTCCCGGAAATCCAGGTAAAGCTCCGTGTCGAGGGACACGAAGAGGCGGTTGTCGCTGAACTCCTCACCAGGGCCGGCGATAAGGCGAGGCAGAGGCTTAACGGCTATGTTTTCGCCGAGGATGGAGAAACCATCGATACGGTCGTGGCTTCGCTCTTCAGGGAAACGGGGTTCACCCTCTCCCTGGCCGAATCATGCACCGGAGGGCTGGTGGCAAAGCGCATCACCGATATTCCCGGCAGTTCCGCCTACTTCCTTGAGGGGATCGTCACCTACAGCAATACGGCCAAGACCCAGCTGCTCGATGTTCCCCAACGGCTTCTCGACGAAAAGGGGGCGGTGAGTTCGGAAGTGGCCGTGGCCATGGCACTTGGAGCACGCAAGCTGTCCGGCAGCGACATTGCCCTGGCTGTCACCGGGATCGCCGGGCCCGATGGCGGGACGGCGGAAAAGCCGGTCGGCACTGTTTACATGGCCCTGGCCGGCTCTAATGGCTGCCAGGCAAAAAGATACACCTTTCATGGCGACAGGGAGGAAATCCGGCTGATTACCTCCTTCATGGCCATGGATTGGCTGAGAAAGCGGCTTTTGTCCCTGCGGAGCGCTGAAGTGACGGATTAG
- the recA gene encoding recombinase RecA, whose amino-acid sequence MQEREKAIDLALSQIEKQFGKGSIMRLGNDEPLPDVAAIPTGSLSLDMALGVGGVPRGRIIEIYGPESSGKTTLALHIVAEAQKLDGIAAFIDAEHALDIGYARKLGVRTDDLLVSQPDTGEQALEIAETLVRSGAIDVLVIDSVAALVPKAEIEGDMGDSHMGLQARLMSQALRKLTGIISKSNCCVIFINQIRMKIGVMFGNPETTTGGNALKFYASVRMDIRKIASLKQGNDVIGSRTKVKVVKNKVAPPFKEVEFDILYGEGISREGDILDLAVEKGVVDKSGAWFSYGKERIGQGRENSRIYLKQNPEICAEIREKLTQAPVPAGGVA is encoded by the coding sequence ATGCAGGAAAGAGAAAAGGCGATTGACCTGGCTTTGAGCCAGATTGAAAAGCAGTTTGGAAAAGGCTCAATAATGCGGCTCGGCAATGACGAACCGTTGCCGGATGTCGCAGCCATCCCTACCGGTTCACTTTCTCTCGACATGGCTCTCGGCGTCGGCGGTGTTCCCAGGGGCAGGATTATCGAGATTTACGGCCCGGAATCATCGGGAAAAACGACCCTGGCGCTCCATATTGTTGCCGAAGCGCAGAAATTGGACGGCATTGCCGCATTCATTGACGCTGAGCATGCCCTGGATATCGGCTACGCCCGCAAGCTCGGCGTAAGGACCGACGACCTGCTGGTTTCCCAGCCGGATACGGGCGAACAGGCCCTGGAAATAGCGGAAACGCTGGTGCGAAGCGGCGCCATCGACGTGCTGGTCATAGATTCAGTGGCTGCGCTCGTTCCCAAGGCCGAAATCGAAGGCGACATGGGAGATTCGCACATGGGGCTCCAGGCGCGGCTCATGTCACAGGCCCTGCGCAAGCTTACCGGCATTATCAGCAAGTCCAACTGCTGCGTCATTTTCATCAACCAGATCAGGATGAAGATCGGCGTCATGTTCGGCAACCCGGAAACCACCACCGGCGGCAACGCCTTGAAGTTCTATGCTTCGGTGCGCATGGACATCCGGAAGATCGCGAGCCTCAAACAGGGAAATGACGTGATCGGTTCCCGCACCAAGGTGAAGGTGGTGAAAAACAAGGTGGCGCCTCCCTTCAAGGAAGTGGAATTCGATATCCTTTACGGTGAGGGAATTTCCCGCGAAGGGGATATTCTCGATCTGGCCGTTGAAAAAGGGGTGGTCGACAAGAGCGGCGCCTGGTTCTCTTACGGCAAGGAACGGATCGGCCAGGGGCGTGAAAATTCGCGCATCTATCTGAAACAGAACCCGGAAATCTGCGCGGAGATAAGGGAGAAGCTGACCCAGGCGCCGGTCCCGGCTGGAGGCGTTGCTTAA
- a CDS encoding cupin domain-containing protein, with product MQGKNVDSGTVAESLHPKHNRYYLKDLVVKADSGLLSVHRGRIEAGGEIFVHTHEIESETFYILSGQVECTMGEEKVAYTAGSCGFAPPGVLHGLRNTGDVPVELIAIFTPPLK from the coding sequence ATGCAGGGGAAAAACGTTGATTCAGGGACTGTGGCGGAATCGCTCCATCCGAAGCACAACCGCTATTATCTGAAAGACCTGGTGGTAAAGGCGGACAGCGGTCTGTTGAGCGTCCACCGGGGAAGGATAGAAGCGGGCGGAGAGATTTTCGTCCATACCCACGAGATAGAGTCGGAGACCTTTTATATCCTTTCCGGCCAGGTCGAATGCACCATGGGAGAAGAGAAGGTCGCCTACACTGCGGGTAGTTGCGGCTTTGCCCCGCCGGGGGTTCTCCATGGCCTCCGAAATACCGGGGATGTGCCGGTTGAGCTCATTGCCATCTTTACCCCGCCGTTGAAATAA
- a CDS encoding regulatory protein RecX encodes MASALRTLTRRDHSEVELRRKLQDKGFAGGEVDAAIGKLKALGYLDDRRFAGQWAESAIRNGRGFGPRIRLELRRRGVSDSVIADVFARLAEDYGEEETLAALLARKFAGFKPNSADDREKRRVIGYLQRRGFSIAAILNVFREQ; translated from the coding sequence TTGGCCAGTGCCCTCCGAACGCTCACCCGCCGGGACCACAGCGAGGTGGAACTCCGGCGCAAATTGCAGGACAAAGGTTTCGCCGGGGGAGAGGTTGACGCGGCAATCGGCAAGCTGAAGGCGTTGGGTTATCTGGACGACAGGCGCTTTGCCGGGCAGTGGGCGGAATCCGCCATCCGCAATGGACGTGGTTTTGGCCCGCGCATCCGCCTGGAACTTCGTCGGCGGGGGGTTTCGGACAGCGTTATCGCAGATGTGTTTGCCCGGCTGGCGGAGGACTACGGGGAGGAGGAAACCCTGGCGGCACTCCTGGCGAGGAAATTCGCCGGCTTCAAACCGAACAGCGCCGATGATCGGGAAAAGCGACGCGTCATCGGCTATCTGCAGCGGCGGGGATTTTCCATCGCTGCTATACTGAATGTTTTTAGAGAGCAGTAA
- a CDS encoding sensor histidine kinase encodes MTSAGKNIVVKILIFSIGLMLFWLLAEALLPVNVVLPRAFRFTLVFMLMIALIIVRIAGGTARLRNKAAHSLEIREMQRAVDKTIRRYMDLLEGAGNAIYVFNADDGILEEVNRRGTELLGFSKEEMVAMRGKDLIPDEEQEKFTSLVFRVKRRGSGHSDGVTFRRKDGSLFLGEIDARLIDLGDETVVHATVRDITFKSRSQREIRQRNHELSILNNILASTNKSPQLQTVLEVTLKETLEVFSADGGTIHLLDDDGKTLLLTTAQNVSAQLKAELEQRKLECESQCQISSVQRCLVISNLEQAPCHVARASAREGWQCITAVPLIAKNRLIGIMHILTRQEHRYTVEEMRFLNTMGNQIGIVIDQARLFAELSWKNEELLRSHRLLEKSSNSLAVSQSRLKKNLALVERANLELERLDRMKSHFIGMISHEFKTPLTSILGGTEFLLNNYDNIVDPEQRRMLEMIHNGGARLNEIVSDLLKVIKLEAGSSPVKKVTLQLCEIIESLQEHFKPLLIERKQTIVFETPSELPYFNGDREYLEEVFTELLINAMKFTPDGGEIVVVGRVADRQSLELKTEALCRFNPKFYEQIMDICYLEVEVRDSGIGIDAGEQLKIFDKFYEIGDICHHSSGKHKFQGKGTGLGLAIVKGMVEAHGGMVWVESTGASGSSFLLLLPLEEYAGQPTLPFMQQEPI; translated from the coding sequence ATGACGTCTGCCGGAAAAAATATTGTCGTCAAGATTCTCATCTTCTCCATCGGGCTGATGCTTTTCTGGCTTTTGGCCGAAGCGCTGCTCCCCGTCAACGTGGTTCTCCCCCGCGCATTCCGTTTTACCCTGGTGTTTATGCTGATGATTGCCCTGATCATTGTCAGGATTGCCGGCGGTACGGCAAGATTACGGAACAAAGCCGCTCATTCACTTGAAATCAGGGAGATGCAGCGGGCGGTTGACAAGACCATCCGCCGCTATATGGATCTGTTGGAAGGTGCAGGAAATGCCATCTATGTTTTCAATGCCGATGACGGTATCCTGGAGGAAGTGAACAGAAGGGGGACCGAGCTTCTGGGGTTCAGCAAGGAAGAGATGGTTGCCATGCGCGGTAAGGACCTCATCCCGGATGAGGAGCAGGAAAAGTTCACCTCCCTGGTCTTCCGGGTTAAGCGTCGTGGCAGTGGGCATTCGGATGGCGTAACCTTCAGAAGGAAGGATGGTTCCCTTTTCCTCGGTGAAATAGATGCCCGGCTTATCGACCTGGGGGATGAAACGGTGGTCCACGCCACTGTCCGGGACATAACCTTCAAAAGCCGTTCCCAGCGGGAGATCCGCCAGCGCAACCATGAGCTCTCGATCCTCAACAACATTCTTGCCAGCACGAATAAAAGTCCGCAGTTGCAGACCGTTCTTGAAGTTACCCTCAAGGAAACCCTCGAAGTCTTTTCTGCCGATGGCGGAACCATCCATCTCCTGGATGACGACGGGAAAACCCTGCTCCTGACAACGGCACAGAACGTTTCCGCCCAACTCAAGGCGGAACTTGAGCAGCGGAAACTGGAGTGCGAGTCGCAGTGTCAGATATCCTCCGTACAGCGCTGCCTTGTGATCAGTAATCTTGAGCAGGCTCCCTGTCATGTTGCCCGGGCCTCGGCCAGAGAAGGTTGGCAGTGCATAACCGCCGTGCCGCTCATCGCTAAAAACCGGTTAATCGGCATCATGCATATCCTGACACGGCAGGAGCACCGTTATACTGTTGAAGAGATGCGGTTCCTCAACACCATGGGGAATCAGATCGGGATTGTCATCGATCAGGCGCGGCTCTTTGCCGAGCTTAGCTGGAAAAACGAGGAGCTGTTGCGCTCCCACCGGCTTCTGGAGAAAAGCAGCAACAGCCTTGCCGTTTCCCAGAGCAGGCTGAAGAAGAACCTGGCGCTTGTGGAACGGGCAAACCTTGAACTGGAGCGGCTTGACAGGATGAAGAGTCACTTTATCGGTATGATTTCCCATGAGTTCAAGACCCCTCTGACCAGCATTCTAGGCGGTACGGAATTTCTCCTCAATAATTACGACAACATTGTCGACCCCGAACAGCGCCGCATGCTGGAAATGATCCATAACGGCGGCGCTCGTCTCAATGAAATAGTCAGTGATCTCTTAAAGGTCATAAAGCTGGAGGCCGGTTCATCTCCTGTCAAGAAGGTGACCTTGCAGCTGTGCGAGATCATCGAGTCTTTGCAGGAGCACTTCAAACCGCTCCTCATTGAACGGAAACAGACCATAGTTTTCGAAACCCCGAGCGAATTACCCTACTTTAACGGCGACAGGGAATACCTCGAGGAGGTCTTTACCGAACTCCTGATAAACGCCATGAAATTCACGCCGGATGGCGGGGAAATAGTCGTGGTGGGGCGGGTTGCAGACCGCCAGTCGCTGGAACTCAAGACAGAGGCGCTTTGCCGTTTCAACCCAAAATTCTATGAGCAGATCATGGACATCTGCTACCTTGAAGTGGAGGTACGGGACAGCGGTATAGGCATTGATGCCGGCGAGCAGTTGAAGATATTCGACAAATTCTACGAAATCGGCGATATCTGTCATCATTCCAGCGGCAAGCATAAGTTCCAGGGGAAAGGGACAGGGTTGGGGCTGGCTATCGTCAAGGGGATGGTCGAGGCCCACGGAGGCATGGTGTGGGTGGAATCGACGGGCGCTTCCGGGAGTTCATTTTTACTCCTGTTGCCACTCGAAGAGTATGCGGGGCAGCCGACGCTTCCGTTCATGCAGCAGGAACCGATATAG
- the alaS gene encoding alanine--tRNA ligase has product MTGKEIRAQFFKFFEERGHTVVESSNLIPRNDPTLLFTNAGMNQFKDVFLGLEKRDYVRACSSQKCVRAGGKHNDLENVGRTARHHTFFEMLGNFSFGDYFKKEAIAFAWEFLTKELKLDKDRLYVTVYTDDDEAADIWNRQEGVPLERIYRFGEKDNFWSMGDTGPCGPCTEIFWDNGPGTGCGSPTCEVGCDCDRYMEIWNNVFMQFNRDAQGNLTPLPKPSVDTGMGLERISTVMQGVTSNYDTDLLQGIIKHVEKLSGKRYRQDERDDVSMRVIADHSRAITFLICDGILPSNEGRGYVLRRIMRRAARHAKMLGFAEPALYRIVDAVNTMMGDAYPELLEREEYIKKVIHAEEERFIETLDRGLAILNEEVAALKKEGKSVVPGEVIFKLYDTYGFPVDLTADIVENEGFTIDEDGFALCMERQRLQARENWKGSGEEGLAEIYKTLHGRGIRSAFVGYSEQTAYSAITAILREGAEVAEAVAGEMVEVVVDTTPFYGASGGQAGDTGVISTGSAHLRVVATSKPFPDLTVHRALVTEGTVKAGDAADLRVATEVRGATARNHTATHLLQSALRQVLGEHVKQAGSLVTAERLRFDFTHFSAMTVEELRRVENIVNTYVMDNADVKSLEMAATEAMQSGATALFGEKYGDRVRVVKVGEVSSELCGGTHVRAAGDIGFFKIVGEAGIAAGVRRIEALTGSGALEYVQQLEDEQRSIAVLVKAEGGTALDKVDRLLARQKELQREVEALQARLNASRSADLLAGARETNGIKVLAAKVEMDDPKGLRELADSLKDRLQSGVIVIGCVSAGKANLLVAVTKDLSDRLRAGDIIKSLAPIIGGSGGGKPELAQAGGTKPENLDEALEAAYKIIG; this is encoded by the coding sequence ATGACAGGCAAAGAAATCAGGGCGCAATTTTTCAAATTTTTCGAGGAAAGAGGGCATACGGTTGTTGAAAGTTCCAATCTCATCCCCAGGAATGACCCCACCCTCCTCTTTACCAATGCGGGGATGAACCAGTTCAAGGATGTCTTCCTCGGCCTGGAAAAACGCGATTACGTGCGTGCCTGCAGTTCGCAGAAATGCGTGCGGGCCGGCGGCAAGCACAACGACTTGGAGAATGTGGGGCGCACAGCCCGCCACCATACATTTTTCGAAATGCTCGGCAACTTTTCCTTCGGCGATTACTTCAAGAAGGAAGCGATTGCCTTTGCCTGGGAGTTTCTGACCAAGGAGCTGAAGCTGGACAAGGACCGCCTCTACGTGACTGTCTATACGGACGATGATGAGGCGGCCGATATCTGGAACAGGCAGGAAGGGGTGCCGCTGGAGCGGATCTACCGTTTCGGCGAGAAAGACAATTTCTGGTCCATGGGGGATACCGGCCCCTGCGGCCCCTGCACGGAAATTTTCTGGGACAACGGCCCGGGCACCGGCTGCGGCAGTCCGACCTGCGAGGTGGGGTGCGACTGCGACCGCTACATGGAGATCTGGAACAACGTCTTCATGCAGTTCAATCGGGATGCGCAGGGCAATCTGACGCCGCTCCCCAAGCCCTCGGTCGATACCGGCATGGGGCTGGAGCGGATCTCGACGGTCATGCAGGGGGTGACCTCCAATTACGATACCGACCTTTTGCAGGGGATCATCAAGCACGTGGAAAAGCTTTCCGGCAAGCGTTACCGTCAGGACGAACGGGACGATGTCTCCATGAGGGTAATCGCCGATCACTCCAGGGCTATCACCTTCCTCATCTGCGACGGCATCCTTCCCAGTAACGAGGGGCGGGGCTACGTGCTGCGCCGGATCATGCGCCGGGCTGCACGCCATGCCAAGATGCTCGGCTTTGCCGAGCCGGCCCTCTACCGGATCGTCGATGCCGTCAATACCATGATGGGGGATGCCTATCCTGAACTCCTTGAGCGGGAGGAGTACATAAAGAAGGTCATCCATGCGGAGGAAGAACGGTTCATCGAGACGCTGGACAGGGGGCTTGCCATCCTTAACGAAGAGGTGGCTGCGCTGAAGAAAGAGGGCAAGAGCGTCGTTCCGGGCGAGGTGATTTTCAAGCTTTACGACACCTACGGTTTTCCGGTGGACCTCACCGCCGACATCGTCGAAAACGAGGGATTCACCATTGACGAGGACGGCTTCGCCCTCTGCATGGAAAGGCAGCGCCTCCAGGCGCGGGAGAACTGGAAGGGCTCCGGTGAGGAGGGGCTGGCAGAGATTTACAAAACCCTCCATGGCAGGGGGATCAGAAGCGCGTTCGTCGGCTACAGTGAACAGACCGCTTATTCCGCCATTACCGCCATTCTCCGCGAAGGCGCAGAGGTAGCGGAGGCAGTTGCGGGCGAAATGGTGGAGGTCGTCGTCGATACCACCCCCTTTTACGGCGCGTCGGGCGGCCAGGCGGGCGACACGGGGGTCATCTCCACCGGCAGTGCCCATCTCCGGGTGGTAGCCACCAGCAAGCCGTTCCCCGATCTGACCGTCCACCGGGCGCTCGTCACCGAAGGGACGGTCAAGGCTGGCGATGCGGCCGATCTCCGGGTGGCCACGGAGGTCCGGGGGGCCACGGCCCGCAACCACACCGCCACCCATCTGTTGCAGTCCGCACTCCGTCAGGTGCTGGGTGAGCATGTGAAGCAGGCGGGGTCGCTGGTGACGGCCGAGCGGCTCCGTTTCGACTTCACCCATTTCTCCGCCATGACGGTCGAGGAGCTGCGCCGGGTGGAAAACATCGTCAACACCTATGTCATGGACAATGCCGATGTGAAATCGCTGGAGATGGCCGCGACAGAAGCCATGCAGAGCGGCGCGACGGCGCTGTTCGGCGAGAAGTACGGCGACCGGGTAAGGGTGGTCAAGGTCGGCGAGGTGAGCAGCGAGCTGTGCGGCGGGACCCATGTGCGGGCCGCCGGGGACATCGGTTTCTTCAAGATCGTCGGCGAGGCGGGGATCGCCGCCGGGGTGCGGCGCATAGAGGCGCTGACCGGCAGCGGGGCCTTGGAATACGTGCAGCAGCTGGAGGATGAGCAGCGGAGCATCGCCGTCCTGGTAAAGGCCGAAGGCGGGACCGCCCTTGACAAGGTCGACCGGTTGTTGGCGCGGCAGAAAGAGTTGCAGCGTGAAGTGGAGGCGCTCCAGGCACGATTGAACGCCTCGCGCTCCGCAGACCTCCTGGCGGGGGCCAGGGAGACGAACGGAATAAAGGTCCTTGCCGCCAAGGTCGAGATGGATGATCCGAAGGGTTTGCGTGAGCTGGCCGACAGCCTGAAGGACCGCCTGCAATCCGGGGTGATCGTCATAGGTTGCGTCTCTGCCGGCAAGGCCAACCTGCTGGTGGCGGTGACGAAAGACCTCAGCGACCGCTTAAGAGCGGGGGATATCATCAAGTCGCTGGCGCCCATAATCGGCGGCAGCGGCGGCGGCAAGCCGGAACTGGCCCAGGCCGGCGGAACCAAGCCGGAAAATCTGGACGAAGCGCTGGAAGCGGCGTATAAAATCATCGGCTGA
- a CDS encoding phosphatidylglycerophosphatase A family protein, whose protein sequence is MRRFVIISATWWGTGFSPVASGTVGTLAAIPLYFLLAGLSLPLYSLTLLAFFFFACWAAGQAELIFNEKDSGKIVIDEVVGYLVTMIAVPFSFTAVILGFFLFRFFDITKIPPARFFDRQVKNGYGVVLDDVVAGAYACLSLHLILRFL, encoded by the coding sequence ATGAGGCGTTTCGTGATTATTTCCGCCACCTGGTGGGGGACGGGCTTCAGTCCCGTGGCCTCCGGCACGGTCGGCACCCTGGCGGCAATTCCTCTTTACTTCCTACTGGCGGGGCTGTCCCTGCCGCTCTACAGCCTTACGCTGCTGGCCTTCTTCTTTTTTGCCTGCTGGGCCGCGGGACAGGCCGAATTGATTTTCAACGAGAAGGATTCGGGAAAGATCGTCATCGACGAAGTGGTCGGCTACCTGGTGACCATGATCGCGGTCCCCTTCAGCTTCACCGCGGTTATTCTCGGCTTTTTTCTCTTCCGCTTCTTCGACATCACAAAGATTCCGCCGGCCCGCTTTTTTGACCGGCAGGTCAAAAACGGCTACGGCGTGGTGCTGGACGACGTGGTGGCAGGAGCCTACGCCTGCCTGTCACTCCATCTGATTCTGAGGTTTCTGTGA
- the larC gene encoding nickel pincer cofactor biosynthesis protein LarC has product MRIVYFDCFAGIAGDMTVAALIELGVPIDYLREELAKLPLPLSAYSISVEQVQRKGIAATRFHVRAEEHQPHRHYTDIAAMIEQSTLSDRVKEMAQRVFFRLAEAEARVHGVEIGHVHFHEVGGVDSIVDIVGAAICLDYLGIGELHVSPLPLGSGFVETAHGRLPVPAPATAELLRGIPVHGDVGPGERVTPTGAAIVAALADSFGRAPAMRVVAVGCGAGSKDFDDMPNVVRLVMGEKTAILLKDEIYVIETHIDDMNPEILGFLMERLLACGALDVAFSPLQMKKNRPGSKLTILSSFDKLDELARLVLTESTAIGVRYYPVARMILSRAMEERDTSLGRVKVKVVSDEAQLLRIVPEFEECRRLAREKGLPLMEVYRIIERETAGQ; this is encoded by the coding sequence TTGCGAATCGTTTATTTCGACTGTTTTGCCGGCATTGCCGGTGACATGACGGTGGCAGCCCTCATTGAGCTGGGGGTCCCCATCGATTACCTGCGAGAGGAACTGGCCAAGCTGCCGTTGCCCCTCTCCGCATACAGCATAAGCGTCGAGCAGGTCCAGCGTAAGGGGATAGCTGCCACCAGGTTTCACGTCCGTGCGGAGGAACACCAGCCCCATCGCCATTATACCGACATCGCCGCCATGATCGAACAGAGCACCCTGTCCGACCGGGTGAAGGAGATGGCGCAGAGAGTCTTTTTCCGGCTGGCCGAGGCCGAAGCCAGGGTCCATGGGGTGGAGATCGGCCATGTCCATTTCCATGAGGTGGGGGGGGTCGACTCGATCGTCGATATCGTCGGCGCTGCCATTTGCCTCGACTACCTGGGTATCGGCGAACTGCATGTCTCTCCCCTGCCGCTCGGAAGCGGCTTTGTGGAGACGGCCCACGGCAGGCTGCCGGTGCCGGCCCCGGCAACTGCCGAGCTTTTGCGGGGGATCCCGGTGCATGGCGATGTCGGGCCGGGAGAGCGGGTAACCCCGACCGGTGCCGCAATTGTCGCCGCCCTGGCTGACAGCTTCGGCCGTGCCCCTGCCATGCGGGTCGTAGCCGTTGGGTGCGGCGCCGGCAGCAAGGACTTTGACGACATGCCGAACGTGGTGCGTCTCGTCATGGGGGAAAAAACGGCTATACTCCTGAAGGATGAAATTTATGTGATCGAAACCCACATAGACGATATGAACCCTGAAATCCTCGGCTTTCTCATGGAGCGGCTCCTGGCTTGCGGAGCCCTGGATGTGGCCTTTTCTCCCCTGCAGATGAAGAAGAACCGTCCCGGCAGCAAGCTGACCATCCTCTCTTCCTTCGACAAACTGGACGAACTGGCCAGGCTGGTTCTGACCGAATCAACCGCCATCGGGGTGCGCTATTATCCCGTGGCGCGGATGATCCTCTCCCGCGCCATGGAAGAGCGGGACACCTCGCTGGGGCGGGTGAAGGTCAAGGTCGTCAGCGATGAGGCCCAACTGCTGCGCATAGTCCCCGAATTCGAGGAGTGCCGCCGCCTTGCGCGAGAAAAGGGTCTGCCGCTCATGGAAGTTTACCGGATTATCGAACGGGAGACAGCCGGGCAATGA